From the candidate division WOR-3 bacterium genome, the window GACGTGACATCCAAAATAATGATAAATGACGGCACGATTTTTGATTATAACTAGTTAGCAAAATAAGGTTTGATTTTAAACTGTAGAACTAATAGAATCTTTTTAAAAGCAAGGAGGACAGATGAAAAAGATACTGATGCTCGTCATTCTCGGTGCGACGGTTTTCTCATATGCATGGGCTAAGCCATCCTCGACAAACGAAATGACTTTTGACTGGGCGGCTCTTTTTGTGGTCGAAGGCGGCATTGACGACGTTGAAGCCGATGACGATTGGCTTCTCGAAAATGACAAAGACGGCGGTTATGTTTATGAAACATTGGCTTCGCTCGTCTTCAGTTGGGATGAAGTTTCCGGTGGAGACTGGAATATTCAGTTCAGAGTGAACGATGCCAACGGCGACGATATTTGGTCAGATGTCTTCTACTTCGATTCCTCAGATGATTATAAAATTCAGAAATGGGAATTCGACGTCGATTACACGGGGACATACGACGTTTATGTCTACATAAACGGTTACGAATGGTACCACGGAACTTTTGAATCGAAGTAACAAATCCAGCGGCGCAACCGCGCCGCCTTTTCTTAAATTCTTTTAATAGACAAACCCAGATCAAAAAGCCTTTCGTCGATTTTCTCGTAACCTCTGTCTATCTGGCTTGCGTTGTTGATTACGCTTTTCCCTTCAGCGATAGACGCAGCTATCAAAAGAGCCATACCCGCCCTGATATCAGGGCTTGACATATGCTGAGCTCTCAGTTTTGTCGGACCGCTTACTACTGCCCTGTGGGGATCGCAGAGAATAATTCTGGCTCCCATGGAAACGAGTTTATCCACGAAAAACATCCTGCTCTCAAACATTTTTTCAAAAATCAGAACCGTACCCGATGAACCAGTCGCGGCTACTACCGCTATGCTCGTCAAATCAGCGGGAAAACTCGGCCATGGTCCGTCCGAAATAGTGGGTATCGCGCCTCCAAAATCCGTTTTGACGACAAGATGCTGGTTTTCCGGCACAATCAAAACATCTTCGCGAAGAGATGTATCTATGCCGAGTTTTCTGAAATTTAAAAGAATCGGTTCCAAGTCTTCTTTTATGACTCCCCTAATTTCAAGTCTGCCGCCTGTCAGGGCGGAAAGAGCGATCACGCTGCCTATCTCGATGTTATCTTGACTTATTTTCGCATCAACTCCTCCAAGAGCGCTTGCTCCAGTCACTTCTATTCGATTTGTCCCCTTGCCCTTCACTTTTGTTCCCATGCTCTCAAGCATTCTGCAGAGGTCATGAATGTGTGGCTCGCAAGCGGCATTTTTTATCACTGTTCTTCCCTTGGCAAGTGCAGCCGCCATCAATATGTTTTCGGTGCCGGTGACGCTTGGTTCTTCGAGAAAAATATCGCCCCCCATGAGACTTTTCCCCGATCTTAGAGTATACCTGCAGTCCTTCCATTCGACTTTGACACCCATCGATTCAAACGCTGCGAAATGAGTGTCAAGTCTTCTTCTGCCAATGACATCGCCTCCTGGAGGGCTAAATGACACGTATCCATTTTTCGCCAAAAGAGGTCCGGCAAACAGTATTGATGCCCTGATTTTGGAACAGAGTTCTGAATCGAGGTCGAAATTATCTATCGAAGAAGAGTTGACAACAAGAGTGTTTTCTCCTTTCCATTCGCATCTGCCACCCGCGCTTTTTATAATCTCGATCATATTGACAACATCCTGAATCTTCGGCACATTTTCAAGAGTGACGTCCTCTTCGGTGAGGCAAGCGGCCGCTATCATCGGCAAAGCAGCGTTCTTGTTGCCCTTTGGTTTGAAAATTCCTTCAATTTTTGAAGGACCCATTATTTCAAAAGAATCCACTTTTATACCTCTCTCCCGTTCTTTTCAATGTGTACCGTATTTGTGGGATAAGCAAAATCTATTCCAGACGAAGTCATGACCTCGAGCAGTTTGGAATTTATGTTTTGCTGGATGTTCATGTATTCCAGATAATCATTCCCTTCGACGAAGTAAACGGCTTCAAACACCAGAGACGAGTCTGCAAAAGAACTGAAATGCGCCTTGTCATAGACTGCTCCTTTCGTCTCTGATATTGCCTTTTCGATGATCCGAGGCATTTCTTTCAGTTTTTCAATCGAAGTTTCATACTTTACGGAAACGTGGAAGACAACCCTCCTTCTCTTCATTTCCGAATAATTCTTCAAAACCGACTCTACCAAGAACGTGTTTGAAAAAACAATTTTTTCT encodes:
- the murA gene encoding UDP-N-acetylglucosamine 1-carboxyvinyltransferase; its protein translation is MGPSKIEGIFKPKGNKNAALPMIAAACLTEEDVTLENVPKIQDVVNMIEIIKSAGGRCEWKGENTLVVNSSSIDNFDLDSELCSKIRASILFAGPLLAKNGYVSFSPPGGDVIGRRRLDTHFAAFESMGVKVEWKDCRYTLRSGKSLMGGDIFLEEPSVTGTENILMAAALAKGRTVIKNAACEPHIHDLCRMLESMGTKVKGKGTNRIEVTGASALGGVDAKISQDNIEIGSVIALSALTGGRLEIRGVIKEDLEPILLNFRKLGIDTSLREDVLIVPENQHLVVKTDFGGAIPTISDGPWPSFPADLTSIAVVAATGSSGTVLIFEKMFESRMFFVDKLVSMGARIILCDPHRAVVSGPTKLRAQHMSSPDIRAGMALLIAASIAEGKSVINNASQIDRGYEKIDERLFDLGLSIKRI